One Fusarium poae strain DAOMC 252244 chromosome 4, whole genome shotgun sequence DNA window includes the following coding sequences:
- a CDS encoding hypothetical protein (TransMembrane:2 (i7-29o303-323i)~BUSCO:38967at5125) yields the protein MDLSLKAIAAYFAISITTLIVGKIIMGFFSSNKFPVEGKTVLITGASEGMGLSAATQLAAKGANIVLVSRSKAKLEAALTTVKAAAKNPETQRFHYITADVSAESYAKPLLEEVTSWNNGNAPDIVWTCAGLSYPELFVDMEMKSMRYHMDVNYWGTAEMAHAIMREWLAVSRPVEKEPKHLIMTGSICASYSPPGYTPYTPSKYAMRGLAECIQQEVLLYPQNVQVHLLLPGTILSPGNVRENENKPEITKIIEKDDPEQTPDEVAALSIKGLEAGQHIITVNFLGHLMKWASFGGSPKNSFLDVLGAFLATFVWIFARPILDSQIRGHAKKHGHPSLYKKKTPGA from the exons ATGGACCTATCTTTGAAAGCAATTGCTGCTTACTTTGCCATTTCTATCACGACTCTCATCGTTGGTAAGATCATCATGGGTTTCTTCAGCAGCAACAAGTTTCCCGTCGAGGGCAAG ACAGTCCTTATCACAGGTGCTTCCGAGGGTATGGGTCTCAGTGCAGCTACCCAACTAGCAGCCAAGGGCGCGAACATCGTTCTCGTGTCTCGTAGTAAGGCTAAGCTCGAAGCCGCTCTTACCACTGTCAAG GCTGCAGCTAAAAACCCCGAAACACAACGCTTCCACTACATCACCGCCGACGTCTCTGCCGAATCCTACGCCAAACCTCTCCTCGAAGAAGTCACCAGCTGGAACAATGGAAACGCCCCCGATATCGTTTGGACTTGTGCCGGACTGTCCTACCCCGAATTGTTTGTCGACATGGAGATGAAGTCAATGCGATACCATATGGATGTCAACTACTGGGGTACAGCTGAGATGGCACATGCCATCATGCGCGAATGGCTTGCTGTCTCCAGGCCTGTCGAGAAGGAACCTAAGCATCTCATCATGACTGGAAGCATTTGCGCCTCTTACTCTCCTCCCGGATACACCCCATACACTCCCTCAAAGTACGCCATGCGGGGTCTGGCTGAGTGCATACAACAGGAAGTGCTCCTCTACCCTCAAAACGTCCAAGTTCACCTACTTTTGCCCGGAACTATCCTCTCACCCGGTAACGTCCGCGAGAATGAGAACAAGCCTGAAATCACCAAGATCATCGAGAAGGACGACCCGGAGCAGACACCTGACGAGGTTGCTGCTCTGTCCATCAAGGGTCTTGAAGCAGGACAGCATATCATCACAGTCAACTTCCTTGGTCATCTTATGAAATGGGCATCCTTTGGTGGCAGTCCCAAGAACAGCTTTCTCGATGTTCTGGGTGCTTTCCTTGCCACATTCGTCTGGATCTTTGCTCGGCCCATCTTAGATTCACAAATCAGGGGCCATGCCAAAAAGCATGGTCACCCTAGCCTgtacaagaagaagactcCAGGCGCTTGA